From Onychostoma macrolepis isolate SWU-2019 chromosome 05, ASM1243209v1, whole genome shotgun sequence, one genomic window encodes:
- the LOC131540809 gene encoding protein shortage in chiasmata 1 ortholog: protein MNSCGQTQQMVSFMAVGYKGIDYISEASVRRRMMISLLELPVPFQLVSNIYPHNGHVQDKAYRVPWKNKTSVCTLQVTGSVMDDLKASTRFSDCLERFNLLQTGRGQEEVVPSSNPASQCSISTTEALWLLDGVESSTTRSPWEESFSPCTPDTCCDDLSLPEEVIFSDHLQQFKSHLPPFQMMLQRLNIIIVSDPVLNSSVNLLEEVIFRHCASYDAVLDKVTGATFTLNATEEFKKEAVLNEESLMLPVEVQMDCVPRHEPNYSFAQMQDFLNVTREPIEECFPLKDLLKEGKTTTIQCPQRVFGNLKISECHLHYNQTSPLDKHTAELEVLEMPESCFANITFKEPQSPVASRSYAEMELDLLLSPCGHTLCLPDLCMSSRQLSAEIMSPVYKPHFMSDSDCENMEKAVWMAEKHPQCVARFLLAEPQVAKPLVHIQSLPELLTLLKVEMEQVAEPKDNMGQFHLTGSTMMLPENVFRNLSIYTKKMSTEDCKRALRKPHVDETFSPLSIVKIDELLSKCASNAALAPSGHPTAVHLSQSKPLQSAVPAQVDKGTTVKFFIMESHQQDISTVTTTRGHCKAAEIKQHQSSPAERCSGNSSISPSEQQPVISKVIEKSKFSSLKPSVKHIEVISNIQTLLKQSEQRREDMISKSSPLSNSLRGRKRNNSVVLSHEDLNPLSSFLTLRTMQMQKPQRSSLTSAEVNVSQNSAGKALLENRIKTANHISETQSSVIAAETSFPREEKQETISKTVYVQATECQRDAYKELHALALPSLGKMQELGISALNNRDFGTLSSELTRFLVKQQGRMLQTEQNGDSVFNEMTLLHILVTLKEHVLLTCDLSTANGYLANVKDSCALSCLDELLRKFEVLQHLIQKRQEPNPKLLELQEQINTWINSHTNHNTKVLVLTVNRVNTELLVALNQVRGNSVSEVIPVEGKSKVVSREVMDRLSCSKCLVVCSQHVGPDFPWQSFSVVFELHSVGHSPSGSVCSERNINFISFSTAVPESNFSEESTSASYLDTISFVLFVTDGLLQRLKMQRTLETMYNMVLLERKHSPSALQLGGTHYDVITVDENTAILIQELGELDMRIGVVSERVVMRLTVLSLQFIRCWVILHCTENHRALISSNIYINLLHIYSASVLFGNKPEKFDVKVLLVCEEEEIASYIYKISLHTLMNSERDGLSWLDRGWLSVQPTEAERCLLQFPCINPLVAQLMLRRAPSLQWLLGASFSELQEMFPQIPHKVIKLFSDIAAESKVKKSETTSFSNISSQTHSPLWEQDPVKPQIQLEDETPPNQFTELNSGHNRMRGEDTAHFHSYNPLTPSQFSRGSTTASAWQLQGEGFIQNPDLMPGRAVPRGSADVPSALPTPEVLGGRNTACGFSFRPQSQTHWSSPENDLPNKTGEERKRRGEDVHSVLPHSKRGRLLCERVPGRNDGQTRLRFF from the exons ATGAATTCCTGTGGTCAAACCCAACAAATGGTCAGTTTCATGGCTGTCGGGTATAAGGGCATTGATTACATCTCTGAG GCCTCAGTCAGACGCAGAATGATGATCAGCTTGTTAGAACTTCCGGTTCCGTTCCAGCTGGTCAGTAACATCTACCCACACAATGGACACGTGCAGGACAAAGCTTACAGAGTACCATGGA AGAACAAAACGTCAGTTTGTACTCTACAAGTGACTGGGTCTGTAATGGATGATTTGAAGGCCAGCACACGTTTCAGTGACTGTTTGGAGAG GTTTAATTTGTTGCAGACAGGAAGAGGCCAAGAGGAAGTGGTTCCCAGCTCTAACCCTGCCTCTCAGTGCAGTATTTCTACCACAGAAGCCCTCTGGCTCTTAGATGGAGTTGAGAGCAGTACCACCAGATCACCTTGGGAAGAGAGTTTTAGTCCATGTACACCAGATACATGCTGTGATG ATCTTTCTCTGCCAGAGGAGGTGATATTCAGTGACCATCTGCAGCAGTTCAAAAGCCACCTACCACCATTTCAAATGATGCTTCAGAGGCTAAACATCATTATTGTCTCGGATCCAGTTCTCAATTCATCAGTAAATCTCTTAGAAGAGGTTATTTTTAG ACACTGTGCTTCCTACGATGCAGTGTTAGACAAGGTAACAGGTGCCACGTTTACTTTAAATGCTACAGAAGAGTTCAAAAAAGAGGCAGTACTGAACGAAGAG TCTCTGATGTTGCCTGTTGAAGTTCAAATGGACTGCGTTCCAAGACATGAGCCCAATTATTCCTTTGCGCAAATGCAAGATTTTCTAAATGTCACCCGTGAACCAATAGAAGAATGTTTCCCTTTAAAAGATCTTCTCAAAGAAGGTAAAACTACTACTATACAATGCCCCCAAAGAGTATTTGGAAACTTAAAAATTTCTGAATGTCATTTGCA TTACAATCAGACA TCACCTCTGGATAAACACACGGCTGAGTTGGAGGTCCTGGAAATGCCTGAAAGCTGCTTTGCTAACATCACCTTCAAGGAGCCACAATCTCCAG TTGCTTCGAGGTCTTATGCTGAGATGGAATTAGACCTGCTTCTTTCACCATGTGGTCATACACTGTGTCTACCAGACCTGTGTATGTCCAGCAGACAGCTGTCAGCTGAGATTATGTCACCGGTTTATAAGCC GCATTTCATGTCAGACAGTGATTGTGAAAATATGGAAAAAGCTGTTTGGATGGCAGAGAAACATCCCCAATGTGTGGCTCGATTTTTACTTGCTG AACCACAGGTAGCTAAGCCATTGGTCCACATTCAGTCACTCCCAGAGCTTCTCACACTCCTGAAGGTGGAGATGGAGCAGGTTGCAGAACCCAAAGACAATATGGGCCAGTTTCACCTCACTGGCAGTACAATGATGCTTCCTGAAAACGTCTTCAGAAATCTCTCCATCTATACTAAGAAAATGTCCACAGAAGACTGTAAGAGAGCTTTGAGAAAGCCACATGTGGATGAAACGTTCTCACCACTGTCTATTGTGAAAATAGATG AGTTGCTGAGTAAGTGTGCTTCAAATGCAG CATTGGCACCTTCAGGTCATCCTACTGCAGTTCACCTTTCCCAGAGTAAACCACTGCAGTCAGCTGTACCTGCACAGGTGGATAAAGGTACGACTGTGAAGTTCTTTATAATGGAGTCTCACCAACAAGACATTTCTACAGTGACAACAACCAGAGGACACTGTAAAGCTGCAGAGATAAAGCAACACCAGTCTAGTCCAGCAGAAAGATGCTCTGGGAATTCCTCCATAAGTCCTTCAGAACAGCAGCCCGTCATCTCTAAAGTGATTGAGAAGTCTAAGTTTTCTTCACTGAAGCCCAGTGTTAAACATATTGAAGTGATATCCAATATACAAACCCTTCTTAAGCAGTCAGAACAGAGAAGAGAAGATATGATCTCTAAATCATCTCCATTATCAAACAGTTTGAGAGGAAGAAAGAGAAATAATTCTGTTGTTCTGTCTCATGAAGACCTGAACCCTTTGTCGTCTTTTTTGACATTAAGAacaatgcaaatgcaaaaaCCTCAACGGAGCAGTCTAACATCTGCAG AGGTAAATGTGAGTCAGAATTCTGCAGGAAAAGCCTTGCTAGAGAACAGAATAAAAACAGCGAATCACATCTCAGAAACACAAAGCAGTGTCATTGCCGCTGAGACGAGCTTTCCCCGTgaagagaaacaagagaccatcAGCAAGACTGTATACGTCCAAGCCACAG AGTGTCAAAGAGATGCATATAAGGAGCTGCATGCTTTGGCTCTGCCCTCTTTGGGTAAAATGCAGGAGCTGGGCATCTCTGCTTTGAACAACAGAGACTTTGGTACTCTGTCTTCTGAACTCACAAGATTCCTCGTAAAGCAGCAAGGGAGAATGCTTCAGACAGAACAGA ATGGGGACAGTGTGTTTAATGAAATGACACTGCTACATATTCTGGTCACGCTGAAGGAACATGTTCTTCTCACATGTGACCTCAGCACAGCCAATG GTTACCTGGCTAATGTGAAGGATTCCTGTGCTCTGAGCTGTCTGGATGAGCTGTTGAGAAAGTTTGAGGTGCTGCAGCATCTGATTCAGAAGAGACAAGAACCTAATCCTAAACTCCTGGAGCTTCAGGAGCAGATCAACACATGGATTAATTCCCATACTAACCACAACACTAAA GTTCTAGTTTTGACAGTGAACCGTGTAAACACAGAGTTGCTTGTAGCTCTCAATCAGGTACGAG GAAACTCTGTGTCTGAAGTCATCCCCGTTGAAGGAAAGAGTAAAGTTGTGAGCAGAGAAGTGATGGACAg ACTCTCCTGCAGTAAATGTCTTGTTGTGTGCAGTCAGCACGTTGGTCCTGACTTCCCGTGGCAGAGTTTCAGTGTGGTGTTTGAGCTTCACTCTGTGGGTCACTCACCCTCCGGCAGTGTGTGTTCAGAGAGAAACATCAACTTTATCTCCTTCTCCACTGCAGTGCCTGAATCCA ATTTCTCAGAAGAATCTACTTCTGCATCATATCTGGACACTATTTCGTTTGTGTTGTTCGTCACTGATGGTTTACTGCAACGCTTAAAGATGCAACGCACACTGGAGACAAT GTACAATATGGTTCTGCTGGAGAGGAAACACTCTCCATCTGCACTGCAGCTGGGTGGAACCCATTATGATGTCATCACCGTGGATGAGAACACCGCCATCCTCATCCAG gagCTGGGTGAGTTGGACATGAGGATTGGAGTGGTGTCTGAGCGTGTCGTCATGAGACTCACAGTCCTCTCTCTGCAGTTCATCCGCTGCTGGGTCATTCTGCACTGCACTGAGAACCACAGGGCGCT GATTTCCAGTAACATCTATATCaatctgcttcatatctactctGCATCTGTGTTGTTTGGAAACAAGCCTGAGAAGTTTGATGTCAAG GTGTTACTGGTGTGTGAGGAAGAAGAGATAGCCAGCTACATCTATAAGATCTCCTTACATACGCTGATGAACTCGGAGAGAGATGGACTGAGCTGGTTGGATAGAGGCTGGCTTAGTGTGCAGCCCACAGAG gCGGAGCGTTGCCTTCTGCAGTTTCCCTGCATTAATCCTCTGGTTGCTCAACTGATGTTGAGAAGAGCTCCATCACTGCAGTGGCTGCTGGGAGCTTCTTTCTCTGAGCTGCAGGAAATGTTCCCACAGATCCCTCACAAAGTCATTAAG CTCTTCAGTGACATCGCAGCTGAGTCCAAAGTCAAAAAGAGTGAGACTACATCCTTCTCAAACATAAGCAGCCAAACTCACTCTCCCCTCTGGGAACAGGATCCTGTTAAACCACAGATACAGCTGGAGGATGAGACGCCGCCTAACCAGTTTACAGAGCTGAATT CAGGTCATAACAGAATGAGAGGAGAGGATACAGCTCATTTTCACTCATACAACCCATTAACGCCAAGCCAGTTCAGCCGAGGTTCAACTACAGCGAGCGCCTGGCAGCTACAGGGTGAAGGATTCATTCAAAACCCAGATCTCATGCCAGGCCGAGCTGTTCCACGAGGGTCTGCCGATGTTCCCTCGGCTCTGCCCACTCCTGAAGTGCTGGGAGGCAGAAACACTGCGTGCGGATTCAGCTTTAGACCGCAGAGTCAGACTCACTGGAGCTCACCTGAGAATGATCTGCCCAACAAGACAGGAGAGGAGAGGAAGAGGCGAGGAGAAGATGTGCACAGTG TGCTTCCGCACAGCAAGAGAGGAAGATTGCTATGTGAACGAGTTCCAGGCAGAAATGACGGACAGACCAGACTGAGATTTTTCTGA
- the LOC131541072 gene encoding LOW QUALITY PROTEIN: UDP-glucuronosyltransferase 2B7-like (The sequence of the model RefSeq protein was modified relative to this genomic sequence to represent the inferred CDS: inserted 1 base in 1 codon), with translation MRDMEEFVQSSGDDGIVVFTLGSLVNNMTKDRSNTIASALAQIPQKVLWRYDGEKPDTLSENTRIYKWIPQNDLLGHPKTRAFITHGGTNGIYEAIYHGVPMVGIPLFGDQPDNLVHMKAKGAAVIMHFNSMQIQDLVDGLNAVINDPSYKENAMRLSRIHHDRPXKPLDEAVFWIEFVMRNKGAKHLRVEAHNLTWYQYHCLDVFAFLITVLTVVLYVFFKMCKFFIMRCCLRSKRKSKKE, from the exons ATGAGG GACATGGAGGAGTTTGTGCAGAGCTCAGGGGATGATGGGATTGTGGTCTTCACTCTGGGGTCTTTGGTAAACAACATGACCAAAGACAGGAGCAATACGATTGCTTCCGCACTGGCACAGATTCCACAGAAG GTCTTATGGCGATATGATGGAGAGAAGCCCGATACTCTTAGTGAAAACACCAGAATCTATAAGTGGATCCCTCAGAATGATTTATTGG GTCACCCTAAAACCAGAGCATTCATCACTCATGGAGGCACTAATGGCATATATGAGGCCATATATCACGGCGTTCCAATGGTCGGGATCCCCTTGTTTGGTGACCAGCCTGATAATTTGGTTCATATGAAGGCCAAAGGTGCTGCTGTTATCATGCACTTCAACAGTATGCAGATTCAAGACCTGGTGGATGGACTTAATGCCGTCATTAATGATCCCTC GTATAAAGAGAATGCTATGCGTTTGTCCAGGATTCATCACGACAGAC ATAAACCTTTGGATGAGGCTGTGTTCTGGATTGAGTTCGTCATGCGCAATAAAGGTGCTAAACACCTGCGTGTCGAGGCCCACAATCTTACCTGGTACCAGTACCACTGTCTGGATGTGTTCGCTTTTCTCATCACTGTCCTGACCGTAGTTCTCTACGTCTTCTTTAAAATGTGCAAATTCTTCATAATGCGTTGCTGTCTTAGATCAAAGAGGAAAAGCAAAAAAGAGTGA
- the LOC131541076 gene encoding UDP-glucuronosyltransferase 2A1-like encodes MRLVVCFLSLLTAFGPGKCGNVLVWFTEGSHWINLKIVLETLIDRGHNVTVLVPDASLFMHAKESDRFSYQPFNVSISAQDIEDSFEDFLHFSLYEMEQLNLLQIYIKFYQLFSKDLDLCFAYCDGTLKSRELMDKLQHGKFNVMLSDPIYPCSEALAEKLNIPIVYTLRFSIANTLERMCGQIPAPPSFVPGTMSKLTDKMSFTERIKNMLFYLSQDALAISLWKKVDKYYTEYFVWYTEGSHWLNMRIVLDTLIDRGHSVTVLVPDGALFMKAKESDRFSYQPFNVSTTAQDMQDFLDEFLHFSVYETDQLNLLQIQIKFYKLASKHQDIGLSYCDGILKSPELMDKLRNGKFDVVLSDPMYPCSDIVAEELNVPLVYTFRFSIAHTAERMCGQIPAPPSFVPGAMSKLTDKMSFTERIINMLFYLSQDPFCIIAWKKFDNYYTEYLGRPTSSCEMMGKADIWLIRTYWDFEFPRPFLPNFKYVGGLHCTPAKPLPKDMEEFVQSSGDDGIVVFTLGSMIDKMPKETSNMIASALAQIPQKVLWRYGGEKPDTLGANTKIYKWIPQNDLLGHPKTRAFITHGGTNSIYEAIYHGVPMVGIPLFGDQPDNLVHMKAKGAAVVMENIKTTQPQDLVDGLNAVINDPLYKENAMRLSRIHHDRPIKPLDETVFWIEFVMRNKGAKHLRVEAHNLTWYQYHCLDVFAFLITILTVVLYVFFKMCKFFIMRCCFRSKRKSKKE; translated from the exons ATGAGACTCGTAGTCTGTTTTCTTTCTCTGCTCACTGCGTTTGGTCCTGGAAAATGTGGGAATGTCTTAGTTTGGTTCACCGAGGGCAGTCACTGGATCAATCTGAAGATCGTGTTGGAGACATTGATCGACAGGGGACACAATGTCACAGTGCTGGTGCCGGATGCCTCTCTCTTCATGCATGCCAAAGAATCGGATCGCTTCTCCTACCAGCCCTTCAATGTGTCTATATCTGCACAGGACATAGAAGACTCCTTTGaggattttttacatttctcgTTGTATGAAATGGAACAGTTAAACTTACTGCAAATTTATATCAAATTCTACCAGCTTTTCTCCAAAGATCTAGATTTGTGTTTTGCATACTGTGATGGTACTCTGAAGTCTCGGGAATTGATGGACAAATTGCAGCATGGGAAGTTTAACGTCATGCTGTCAGATCCGATCTATCCATGCAGCGAGGCATTAGCTGAAAAGCTGAACATTCCCATAGTTTACACGTTGCGGTTCTCTATCGCTAACACTTTAGAGCGGATGTGTGGTCAGATACCAGCTCCACCATCATTTGTTCCTGGAACAATGAGTAAACTCACAGACAAGATGAGCTTCACAGAGCGAATCAAAAATATGCTCTTCTACCTGTCTCAAGATGCTTTGGCCATTAGTCTGTGGAAAAAAGTCGACAAGTATTACACTGAATATTTTG TTTGGTATACTGAGGGCAGTCACTGGCTCAATATGAGGATCGTGTTGGATACATTGATCGACAGGGGACACAGTGTCACAGTGCTGGTGCCGGATGGCGCTCTCTTCATGAAAGCCAAAGAATCGGATCGCTTCTCCTACCAGCCCTTCAATGTGTCCACGACTGCACAGGACATGCAAGACTTCCTTGACGAATTTCTTCATTTCTCAGTGTATGAGACCGATCAGTTAAATTTACTGCAGATTCAGattaaattctacaagcttgCTTCCAAACATCAGGATATAGGTTTGTCATACTGTGATGGCATTCTCAAATCACCAGAGTTGATGGATAAATTGCGGAATGGAAAGTTTGATGTTGTTCTGTCAGATCCTATGTACCCATGCAGCGATATTGTGGCTGAAGAGCTGAACGTTCCCTTGGTTTATACTTTTCGATTCTCCATCGCTCATACTGCAGAGCGGATGTGTGGTCAGATACCAGCTCCACCTTCATTTGTTCCCGGAGCCATGAGTAAACTCACGGACAAGATGAGCTTCACAGAGCGAATCATCAATATGCTCTTCTACCTGTCTCAAGATCCTTTTTGCATTATTGCATGGAAAAAATTTGACAACTATTACACTGAATATTTAG GACGGCCCACTTCCTCTTGTGAGATGATGGGTAAAGCTGATATCTGGTTAATCAGAACCTACTGGGATTTTGAGTTTCCACGGCCATTCCTGCCCAACTTCAAATACGTTGGAGGCCTTCACTGCACCCCTGCCAAGCCATTACCCAAG GACATGGAGGAGTTTGTACAGAGTTCAGGGGATGATGGGATTGTGGTCTTCACTCTGGGGTCTATGATAGACAAAATGCCCAAAGAAACGAGCAATATGATCGCCTCTGCACTGGCACAGATTCCACAGAAG GTTTTATGGCGATACGGTGGAGAGAAGCCTGATACTCTTGGTGCAAACACCAAAATCTATAAATGGATCCCTCAGAATGACTTATTgg GTCACCCCAAAACCAGAGCATTCATCACTCATGGAGGCACTAACAGCATATATGAGGCCATATATCACGGCGTTCCAATGGTCGGAATCCCTTTATTTGGTGATCAGCCTGATAATTTGGTTCATATGAAGGCCAAAGGTGCTGCTGTTGTTATGGAAAACATCAAGACAACGCAGCCGCAAGACCTGGTGGATGGACTCAATGCCGTCATTAATGACCCCTT GTATAAAGAGAATGCTATGCGTTTGTCCAGGATTCATCACGACAGACCAATAAAGCCTTTGGATGAGACTGTGTTCTGGATTGAGTTCGTCATGCGCAATAAAGGTGCTAAACACCTGCGTGTCGAGGCCCACAATCTTACCTGGTACCAGTACCACTGTCTGGATGTGTTCGCTTTTCTCATCACAATCTTGACTGTAGTCCTCTACGTCTTCTTTAAAATGTGCAAATTCTTCATAATGCGTTGCTGTTTTAGATCAAAGAGGAAAAGCAAAAAAGAGTGA
- the tal2 gene encoding T-cell acute lymphocytic leukemia protein 2, with protein MTRKVFTNTRERWRQHNVNTAFAELRKLIPTHPPEKKLSKNEILRLAMRYINFLVTLLESQGGEPSAHSQAALLTLITGNMQNLRTDRTWTSDTDPPSPGSSCDSSEAW; from the coding sequence ATGACCAGGAAGGTGTTCACCAACACACGTGAGCGCTGGCGCCAACATAATGTCAACACAGCCTTCGCAGAGCTGCGGAAACTCATCCCCACGCACCCGCCCGAGAAAAAGCTCAGCAAGAACGAGATCCTGCGGCTGGCCATGCGCTACATCAACTTCTTGGTGACTCTGCTGGAGAGCCAGGGAGGAGAGCCGTCGGCTCACTCGCAAGCTGCGCTCCTCACACTGATCACGGGGAACATGCAGAACCTGCGCACCGACCGCACCTGGACCAGCGACACCGACCCGCCCTCACCCGGGTCCAGCTGCGACAGTTCAGAAGCCTGGTAG